In Acidimicrobiales bacterium, the genomic window GATGGCTGTCATCACCCTCGGCCTTGAAGTAGTGGTCCGCGTCGTTGCCTTTGATGCGGTTAACACAACGCCTCGGGTCCTCGGTATCCCATGGGGTGCCGAGACCTTCAAGATCGGAGGTGCGATGGTCGCCTGGTCCTATGTGGCAGCCATTGGCATGGCAGCCGCTGCCTTTCTCGGGACTTGGCAGTTCTTCAAGACGCGAACCGGTGTCGCCATGCGGGCCACAGCGTTTGATCAGGAAGCCGCATTGGCCCAGGGCATCAGTGTCGGACGGATCTTCGCCATCGCCTGGGCGGTTGGGTCTGCTCTTGCTGCAATCTCTGGGATCTTTGCATCAATGCCACCTTGGGGACCGGCAGGCATGGCCAGCCGGGAAGGAGCGTTCTTTGCTTTTCGAGCACTGCCAGCGGTCATTCTCGGTGGTCTGGATTCGGCCCTCGGAGCACTTGTTGGTGGTCTCATCGTTGGTTTCGCGGAAGTGTTTGCTGGCCAATACCTCGCTAGGTACACAGGGGTACTTGGGGCCGGCTACCAACAGGTCGTGCCCTACGTCGTCATGCTTATAGGCCTTCTGGTCAGGCCGTACGGCCTGTTCGGCACTAAGGAGATTCGGCGAGTATGAGGGGTCGACCGAACCTTTACATCTCGTATGAGAGCGAATCGCAGCTCATGCCGACAACCACCAAGAAGGTTCTCTTGGGTCTTTTTCTCTTGGTTCTCGTGCTAATGCCTTTCGACCTTCCGGTCATCGATCAGATTCCGTTCGTTCGCTTTCTGGGCGAGAACGTTTGGCTTCGGTTGATCAACAGGACAATGTGCTTTGCCATTGCTGCGCTTGGCCTCAACATCTTGATGGGCTTGGCCGGCCAGATCTCTATTGGCCACACCTTCTTTGGTGGCGTCGGTGCCTATACGGCCGTCTTGGTCGGGGGTAAGGGTTCTGCGAACCTTTGGGGGTGGGGCCTTCCGATGTGGCTCTGGCTTCCTGCTGCCGGGGTAGTCGCTGCGGTAGTAGGCATAGCGGTGGCCCCCGCTGCAGTTCGAGTTCGTGGCCTGTACCTGGGCATTGTCACTCTTGGCCTGATCTTTATCGGACTCCACCTATCGCGAGTCTTTCCTGAGATCGCGGGCCCAGGTGCTCTAGGTCGAAAGTGGCCAAGAATGGAGCTCCGTCTCTGGAAAGAGGAGGAACCAATCCTCGACTTCTCCAGGGACGGCCACTGGTTCTGGTTCGACATCAACAAGAACCAGAAGACCTATCTGTTCCTGCTGGTTGTTCTCATCCTGATGGCGTGGATGGCTGCCAACCTGGCTCGGAGCAGGACTGGTCGTGCTCTGCAGGCCATCCGGGATCGTGACGTCGCTGCCGAGATCATGGGTGTGCCCGAATACCGTTACAAGACCACAGCGTTCGCGATTTCGTCTTTCTACGCCGGGATTGGCGGGGCTCTGTTTGCCTCACTCTCTGTGCAGCTACCTCCTGAACAGTGGGGTCTCATTGGTGCAGTGAATTTCATCGCAGCCCTCCTTATTGGTGGGATGGGACGAGTGTCCGGAGTTTTGATGGGTTCCTTTTTCGTTATGACGTCCCATCGCTTTGTCGAGGAGATAGTCGACTGGATGAAGCACCAAGTCGAAGAGGAAGGGACATTCTCG contains:
- a CDS encoding branched-chain amino acid ABC transporter permease, with the translated sequence MRGRPNLYISYESESQLMPTTTKKVLLGLFLLVLVLMPFDLPVIDQIPFVRFLGENVWLRLINRTMCFAIAALGLNILMGLAGQISIGHTFFGGVGAYTAVLVGGKGSANLWGWGLPMWLWLPAAGVVAAVVGIAVAPAAVRVRGLYLGIVTLGLIFIGLHLSRVFPEIAGPGALGRKWPRMELRLWKEEEPILDFSRDGHWFWFDINKNQKTYLFLLVVLILMAWMAANLARSRTGRALQAIRDRDVAAEIMGVPEYRYKTTAFAISSFYAGIGGALFASLSVQLPPEQWGLIGAVNFIAALLIGGMGRVSGVLMGSFFVMTSHRFVEEIVDWMKHQVEEEGTFSALFDFFISTGRGDGGVVSVMETALGYPLPVSALDDIIFGLLIIFFLLFEPQGLYGIWIKIRNYWKGWPFSY
- a CDS encoding branched-chain amino acid ABC transporter permease, with the protein product MSGLPLVLAANAFDTFVQTLFKALALGSLYALLALGFVLIYKATQTVNFAQGALALAGTWFLSIIFMDWNVPGRWIGGPGWFHWFIALVLAAATTGVLGLVIERLTIRPMIGEPVFSMAVITLGLEVVVRVVAFDAVNTTPRVLGIPWGAETFKIGGAMVAWSYVAAIGMAAAAFLGTWQFFKTRTGVAMRATAFDQEAALAQGISVGRIFAIAWAVGSALAAISGIFASMPPWGPAGMASREGAFFAFRALPAVILGGLDSALGALVGGLIVGFAEVFAGQYLARYTGVLGAGYQQVVPYVVMLIGLLVRPYGLFGTKEIRRV